The proteins below come from a single Alkalispirillum mobile genomic window:
- a CDS encoding phosphatidylglycerophosphatase A family protein, with the protein MTEPTHRFQLRNPWHFLALGFGSGLAPRAPGTFGTVAAIPVYLLLAPLPLWAYLLAVVAVCVAGVWICDIAARDVGVHDHPAIVWDEIAGYLITMIAVPLGLAWVVAGFVLFRIFDILKPWPIRWLDRHVHGGLGIMVDDILAGVFALVVLHALVWLVG; encoded by the coding sequence GTGACAGAACCCACCCACCGCTTCCAACTCCGCAACCCCTGGCACTTCCTCGCCCTGGGCTTCGGCTCCGGCCTGGCGCCCAGGGCCCCCGGCACCTTCGGCACGGTGGCGGCCATACCGGTCTACCTGCTGCTGGCGCCGCTGCCGCTGTGGGCCTACCTGCTGGCGGTGGTGGCGGTCTGCGTGGCGGGGGTGTGGATCTGCGATATCGCCGCCCGCGATGTGGGGGTGCACGACCACCCGGCCATCGTCTGGGACGAGATTGCCGGCTACCTGATCACCATGATCGCCGTGCCGCTGGGGCTGGCCTGGGTGGTGGCCGGGTTTGTGCTGTTCCGCATCTTCGACATCCTCAAGCCCTGGCCCATCCGCTGGCTGGACCGCCACGTGCACGGCGGGCTCGGCATCATGGTGGATGACATCCTGGCCGGGGTGTTCGCGCTGGTGGTGTTGCACGCCCTGGTCTGGCTGGTGGGCTAG
- a CDS encoding ABCB family ABC transporter ATP-binding protein/permease codes for MRGMSGNEYSGQNPNWHIIASVLPYLAEFRGRAIVALGFLVLAKLATVGVPVGLKFLVDYLDEARGAEVVFLLPLFLVVAYGLLRFASTAFQELRDAIFARVAERAMRRASLQVFQHLHRLDLGFHLARRTGALARDIERGTRGMSFVLRSALFNIVPTALEVLLVAGILMVAFQVHFVLTIAVAVVFYVIFSLYVTEWRIRFVRQANEMDNRSNTRSVDSLLNYETVKYFGAERYEAARYDRDLDAWEDARVKNRLSLAALNTGQAAIIALAMTGMMGMAAWQVMQGGMSLGDLTMINAFLLQLFIPLNNLGFVYREMRESLINIERMFGLLYQPPRVADREDAVPLRGNGGEVAFQDVHFGYQPERPILHGVSFTVPRGHKVALVGPSGAGKSTIARLLFRFYDVDAGCIRVNGQDIREVTQESLRAAIGVVPQDTVLFNDTIRYNIAYGNPEASEAQIWDAVHRAHLDHFVAQLPQGLDTVVGERGLKVSGGEKQRIAIARVLLKNPPLLVLDEATSSLDSASEQAILATLQEVAEDRTTLAIAHRLSTIRDADTILVLEAGRVVEQGSHDELLARDGPYARLWRYQDRQQRLATRREAAASR; via the coding sequence ATGCGCGGGATGTCCGGCAACGAGTACAGCGGTCAGAACCCCAACTGGCACATTATCGCCAGCGTGCTGCCCTACCTGGCGGAGTTCCGGGGGCGGGCCATCGTCGCGCTGGGATTCCTGGTGCTGGCCAAGCTGGCCACGGTGGGGGTGCCGGTGGGGCTGAAGTTCCTGGTGGACTACCTGGACGAGGCCCGCGGCGCCGAGGTGGTCTTTCTGCTGCCCCTCTTTCTGGTGGTTGCCTACGGCCTGCTGCGTTTTGCCTCCACCGCCTTCCAGGAGCTGCGCGACGCCATCTTCGCCCGGGTGGCGGAGCGCGCCATGCGCCGGGCCTCGCTGCAGGTCTTTCAGCACCTGCACCGGCTGGATCTGGGTTTTCACCTGGCGCGGCGCACCGGGGCGCTGGCCCGCGATATCGAGCGTGGCACCCGGGGGATGAGCTTTGTGCTGCGCTCGGCGCTGTTCAACATCGTGCCCACGGCGCTGGAGGTGTTGCTGGTGGCGGGCATCCTGATGGTCGCCTTCCAGGTGCACTTCGTACTCACTATCGCCGTGGCGGTGGTGTTCTACGTGATCTTCTCGCTCTACGTGACCGAATGGCGCATCCGCTTTGTGCGCCAGGCCAACGAGATGGACAACCGCTCCAACACCCGCTCGGTGGACAGCCTGCTTAACTACGAGACGGTGAAGTACTTTGGCGCCGAGCGCTACGAGGCGGCGCGCTACGACCGCGACCTGGACGCCTGGGAGGACGCCCGGGTGAAGAACCGCCTGTCGCTGGCCGCGCTCAACACCGGCCAGGCCGCCATCATCGCCTTGGCCATGACCGGCATGATGGGCATGGCCGCCTGGCAGGTGATGCAGGGCGGGATGAGCCTAGGCGATCTCACTATGATCAACGCCTTCCTGCTGCAGTTGTTCATCCCGCTCAACAACCTGGGCTTCGTCTACCGGGAGATGCGCGAGTCGCTGATCAACATCGAGCGCATGTTCGGGCTGCTCTACCAGCCGCCGCGGGTGGCCGACCGCGAGGATGCGGTGCCGCTGCGCGGCAATGGGGGCGAGGTGGCCTTTCAGGATGTGCACTTCGGCTACCAGCCGGAGCGGCCGATCCTGCACGGGGTGAGCTTCACCGTGCCGCGGGGGCACAAGGTGGCGCTGGTGGGGCCCAGCGGGGCGGGCAAGTCCACCATTGCCCGGCTGCTGTTCCGCTTCTACGACGTGGACGCCGGCTGTATCCGGGTGAATGGGCAGGATATCCGCGAGGTGACCCAGGAGAGTCTGCGCGCGGCCATCGGCGTGGTGCCCCAGGATACGGTGCTGTTCAATGACACCATTCGCTACAACATCGCCTACGGCAATCCCGAGGCCAGCGAGGCGCAGATCTGGGATGCGGTGCACCGGGCCCACCTGGACCACTTCGTCGCGCAGTTGCCGCAGGGGCTGGATACGGTGGTGGGAGAGCGCGGGCTGAAGGTCTCCGGGGGCGAGAAGCAGCGCATCGCCATCGCGCGGGTGCTGCTCAAGAACCCGCCGCTGCTGGTGCTGGACGAGGCCACCTCGTCGCTGGACTCGGCCTCGGAGCAGGCCATCCTCGCCACCCTGCAGGAGGTGGCCGAGGACCGCACCACCCTGGCCATCGCCCACCGGCTCTCGACCATCCGCGATGCCGACACCATCCTGGTGCTGGAGGCCGG